The following proteins are encoded in a genomic region of Musa acuminata AAA Group cultivar baxijiao chromosome BXJ2-11, Cavendish_Baxijiao_AAA, whole genome shotgun sequence:
- the LOC135627901 gene encoding biotin synthase, mitochondrial-like, producing MILIRHLRWRLRPLAALSGPSFSTLTASASAAAVETERTIRDGPRNDWSRDEIKSIYDSPILDLLFHGAQVHRHTHKFREVQQCTLLSIKTGGCTEDCSYCPQSSRYDTGLKAQKLMNKDAVLEAAKKAKEAGSTRFCMGAAWRDTFGRKTNFNQILEYVSEIRAMGMEVCCTLGMLEKQQAEELKKAGLTAYNHNLDTSREYYPNIITTRSYDERLATLQHVREAGISVCSGGIIGLGEGEEDRVGLLHTLATLPMHPESVPINALVPVKGTPLQDQKPVEIWEMIRMIATARIVMPRAMVRLSAGRVRFSMPEQALCFLAGANSIFTGEKLLTTPNNDFDADQMMFKILGLTCKAPSFPEAESTLGPQTCEEAISNVG from the exons atgaTCCTGATCCGACACCTCCGCTGGCGCcttcgcccgctggcggcgctgagtGGCCCCTCCTTCTCCACCCTCACCGCGtctgcctccgccgccgccgtggAGACCGAGAGGACCATCCGCGACGGACCCAGGAACGACTGGAGCAGGGACGAGATCAAATCCATCTATGACTCCCCCATCCTCGATCTCCTCTTCCACGGT GCTCAAGTCCATAGGCATACCCATAAGTTTCGGGAAGTGCAGCAATGCACTCTTCTATCCATAAAAACCGGTGGATGTACTGAAGATTGTTCGTATTGTCCCCAGTCATCAAGATATGATACTGGTTTGAAAGCCCAAAAGCTGATGAACAAGGATGCTGTCTTGGAGGCAGCAAAGAAG GCAAAAGAGGCTGGAAGCACACGTTTTTGCATGGGTGCTGCATGGAGGGATACATTTGGTAGAAAGACCAATTTTAACCAgatccttgaatatgtgagtgaGATAAG GGCCATGGGTATGGAGGTATGCTGCACCTTGGGCATGCTAGAGAAGCAGCAAGCAGAGGAGCTTAAGAAAGCAGGGCTCACAGCCTACAATCATAATCTAGATACTTCAAGAGAGTACTACCCCAACATCATAACCACGAGATCTTATGACGAAAGATTGGCAACACTTCAGCATGTCCGTGAGGCAGGAATTAGTGTATGTTCAG GAGGAATTATAGGCCttggagaaggagaggaggacCGTGTCGGGCTGTTGCATACCCTGGCAACCCTCCCTATGCACCCTGAGAGTGTTCCCATCAACGCTTTGGTTCCCGTTAAGGGTACACCTCTTCAAGATCAAAAG CCTGTTGAGATCTGGGAGATGATTCGGATGATCGCCACGGCTCGCATTGTGATGCCAAGGGCAATGGTGAGGCTATCCGCCGGAAGGGTTCGGTTCTCGATGCCCGAGCAAGCACTGTGCTTTTTGGCTGGCGCCAATTCCATTTTCACAGGAGAGAAATTATTGACAACCCCAAACAACGACTTTGATGCTGACCAAATGATGTTTAAAATCCTTGGCTTGACTTGCAAAGCCCCAAGCTTTCCTGAAGCAGAATCCACACTCGGGCCACAGACATGCGAGGAAGCCATCTCTAATGTAGGTTAA
- the LOC135627902 gene encoding uncharacterized protein LOC135627902, translating into MESPVSMPSSPAAEESGEMEVEEPMVAPMEEEEREEVNAHWRGWREREPWPRKSGGVMLEGYVDAGDGGDLASGGVARTKSLTDEDLEELKGCLDLGFGFSYEEIPELCNTLPALELCYSMSQRFLDEQQQQQLSLDRSSSGESMDLCPSPPSPPIANWRISSPGDDPDEVKARLRYWAQAVACTIRLCS; encoded by the exons ATGGAGTCCCCTGTTTCGATGCCCTCGAGCCCTGCTGCTGAAGAGAGTGGGGAGATGGAGGTGGAGGAGCCGATGGTAGCGCCCATGGAAGAGGAAGAACGGGAGGAGGTGAATGCCCACTGGAGGGGGTGGAGGGAGCGCGAGCCGTGGCCGCGGAAGAGCGGCGGGGTGATGCTGGAGGGGTACGTGGACGCGGGAGACGGCGGCGACTTGGCGTCGGGTGGCGTCGCTAGGACGAAGAGCTTGACGGATGAGGACTTGGAGGAGCTCAAGGGGTGCCTCGACCTGGGGTTCGGGTTCAGCTACGAGGAGATCCCCGAGCTCTGCAACACGCTCCCGGCGCTGGAGCTCTGCTACTCGATGAGCCAGAGATTCTTGGACgagcagcaacaacagcagctATCGCTAGATCGTTCCTCCTCGGGcgagtccatggatctgtgcccgTCGCCCCCGTCTCCTCCCATAGCCAACTGGAGGATCTCCAGCCCAG GAGATGATCCAGATGAAGTTAAAGCAAGGCTGAGGTATTGGGCTCAAGCGGTGGCTTGTACCATTAGGTTATGCAGCTGA
- the LOC103970740 gene encoding ATPase family AAA domain-containing protein At1g05910 isoform X1, which translates to MDSKGDAAAITPLRTSDRLRQRPKYFGRPFLYYKPVIRKKIKSKKRTAASQIAKKLLRPRNHPVQMPPPDSIAANLRRSTRKRKISINLEDYETDTSGTEDDDLMAPRYRSSKNKAENNASHDEASTSPRNKKITKTNSLPRREGLRPRRLLSRRRAQPYEESEEDQDSSEDQAAEDETENGNDTEEDAGNEEDGDGGDEVAGDGDDEDGEEEQEGRRRYDLRKRSENHRLSSEKEGKERPRSPRRVLHHGMGSKSNRYLRKGGSRVHRRHRLSLPDDSDDSLLVDEMDQGPSIPWTRNGSRSGTPWLLGGLDMHGATAWGLNVAASGWVYQGDNITYLTSGIQTAGPSSKGGADIQPLQVDESVSFEDIGGLSEYIDALKEMVFFPLLYPDFFAKYHIAPPRGVLLCGPPGTGKTLIARALACAASKAGQKVSFYMRKGADVLSKWVGEAERQLKLLFEEAQRNQPSIIFFDEIDGLAPVRSSKQEQIHNSIVSTLLALMDGLDSRGQVVLIGATNRIDAIDGALRRPGRFDREFVFPLPGYEARAEILKIHTRKWKEPPSKELKMELAASCVGYCGADLKSLCTEAAIRAFREKYPQVYTSDDKFVIDVDSIKVEKHHFLEAMSTITPAAHRGSIVHSRPLSSIVAPCLERHLQRIMKHVSDIFPCLPAVDVSRLSVLSFGSALPLVYRPRLLIYGDASAGLDHVGPAVLHEMEKFPVHSLGLPSLLSDPSAKTPEEALVHIFGEARRTTPSILYLPQFHIWWETAHEQLKAVLMSLLEELSSNLPILLIGTSSVSLSKMDEDSTSIFALCNVYQVDKPTADDRSRFLEKLVEDILTLEVDESTSKLKKVTSLPELPKAPQEVGGPKPSELQAKAEAEQHALRRLRMCLRDVCNRILYDKRFSVFHYPVLDEDVPDYRSIVHNPMDMATLLQHVDCGQYLTCAAFLQDIDLIVANAKTYNGDDYNGARIVSRAYELRDVVQGMLSQMDPALVSFCDNIAAQGGPLLLADDVEELNVPTAPVVQLANIPRTSARLCNVQSDVNLAQSYEAIKLPKKNTDHTGSGREERGTAEPDQIKVSSHPGFQEPDRNGPWRQPENHTNRGPAEVSEAAFSQPANENIDDATKANADISEQIDSVKKHLIERTEGYGVPQLERLYTRVMKGVMAAGSQHREDSRQLVLGHLLKFVEDDKNF; encoded by the exons ATGGATTCGAAAGGAGATGCGGCTGCGATCACGCCGCTGCGGACCAGCGACCGGCTCCGGCAACGACCAAAGTACTTCGGCCGGCCTTTCTTGTACTATAAGCCTGTGATAAGGAAGAAGATCAAATCCAAGAAGAGGACTGCAGCTTCCCAGATTGCAAAGAAGCTGCTTAGGCCGAGGAACCACCCTGTTCAGATGCCCCCTCCGGAT TCTATTGCAGCAAACTTACGGCGCtctacaagaaaaagaaagatttcaATAAACCTGGAAGACTATGAAACAGACACTTCAGGAACAGAAGATGACGATTTAATG GCTCCCAGGTATCGTTCTTCAAAAAACAAGGCAGAGAACAATGCTAGCCATGATGAAGCATCAACCTCTCCAAGGAACAAAAAGATTACAAAGACTAATTCCCTTCCCCGCCGTGAGGGTTTACGACCTAGAAGACTGTTGAGTCGGAGAAGAGCACAACCTTATGAAGAATCAGAAGAAGACCAGGATAGCTCTGAAGACCAGGCTGCCGAGGATGAAACGGAAAATGGAAATGACACAGAGGAGGATGCTGGAAATGAAGAggatggtgatgggggagatgaagTAGCAGGAGATGGGGATGATGAAGATGGTGAGGAAGAGCAGGAAGGAAGGAGACGATATGACTTGCGGAAACGTTCTGAGAATCATAGATTATCTAGTGAGaaggagggaaaagagaggccccGATCCCCACGTAGAGTACTTCATCATGGTATGGGCTCCAAAAGCAATAGGTATCTAAGAAAAGGTGGATCTCGAGTACATAGACGTCATCGGCTTTCATTGCCTGATGATTCTGACGATTCCCTTCTTGTGGACGAAATGGACCAAGGTCCCTCTATTCCTTGGACACGCAACGGAAGCAGAAGTGGGACACCATGGCTCTTGGGTGGTCTAGACATGCACGGTGCAACAGCCTGGGGACTAAATGTTGCTGCATCTGGTTGGGTCTATCAGGGTGACAATATTACTTATCTAACTTCGGGTATTCAAACAGCTGGGCCAAGTTCAAAGGGAGGGGCAGACATTCAGCCATTACAAGTTGATGAAAGTGTGAGTTTTGAAGACATAGGGGGTCTATCAGAGTACATTGATGCATTAAAGGAAATGGTATTCTTTCCATTACTGTATCCTGATTTCTTTGCCAAATATCACATAGCTCCCCCGAGAGGAGTTCTGCTTTGTGGTCCTCCTGGCACCGGAAAAACATTAATAGCTAGGGCATTAGCATGTGCTGCTTCAAAGGCTGGTCAGAAGGTTAGCTTTTACATGCGTAAGGGAGCTGATGTTCTCAGCAAATGGGTTGGAGAGGCAGAAAGACAGCTGAAACTGCTTTTCGAAGAAGCTCAAAGGAATCAGCCCTCAATTATTTTTTTTGATGAGATAGATGGCCTTGCTCCAGTTAGATCCAGCAAACAAGAGCAGATTCACAATTCTATTGTTTCAACATTACTTGCTTTGATGGATGGACTTGATTCTCGTGGACAGGTTGTCCTGATAGGTGCAACCAACAGAATTGATGCCATTGATGGAGCGTTGCGCCGCCCAGGGCGTTTTGACCGGGAATTTGTTTTTCCTTTGCCTGGTTACGAGGCACGTGCTGAAATATTGAAGATTCACACACGAAAGTGGAAGGAACCTCCATCAAAAGAGCTAAAGATGGAACTTGCAGCTAGTTGTGTGGGATATTGTGGAGCAGATCTGAAATCTTTATGCACAGAAGCTGCTATCCGTGCTTTTCGTGAGAAGTACCCCCAAGTGTATACTAGTGATGACAAGTTTGTGATTGATGTTGATTCCATAAAGGTTGAAAAACATCACTTCTTAGAAGCCATGTCTACGATTACTCCTGCTGCTCATAGGGGATCTATTGTGCACTCCAGGCCTTTGTCTTCAATTGTTGCTCCATGTTTGGAAAGACATCTCCAAAGAATAATGAAACATGTATCTGATATTTTTCCTTGCCTTCCAGCTGTAGATGTCAGCAGGCTATCTGTTCTTTCCTTTGGCTCTGCACTTCCTCTTGTTTATAGGCCTCGCCTTCTGATATATGGGGATGCAAGTGCTGGATTG GACCATGTTGGGCCTGCTGTCCTACATGAAATGGAGAAGTTTCCTGTTCACTCTCTTGGACTTCCATCTCTTCTATCTGATCCTAGTGCAAAGACACCAGAAGAGGCTTTGGTGCATATATTTGGTGAAGCAAGAAGAACTACTCCTTCTATACTCTACTTACCTCAGTTCCATATTTGGTGGGAGACA GCACATGAACAGCTTAAGGCTGTTTTGATGAGTCTTTTAGAGGAATTGTCTTCCAATCTTCCAATTTTACTGATAGGAACATCTTCAGTGTCCTTGAGCAAAATGGATGAAGACTCCACTTCCATCTTTGCTCTCTGTAATGT GTATCAAGTGGACAAACCGACTGCAGATGACAGGTCACGCTTTTTGGAGAAATTGGTTGAAGATATCTTGACTCTTGAAGTTGATGAGTCAACAAGCAAATTAAAAAAAGTAACATCTCTTCCAGAACTCCCCAAGGCCCCTCAGGAAGTGGGTGGTCCAAAACCTTCAGAGCTTCAGGCAAAAGCAGAGGCGGAGCAACATGCCCTTCGTCGGCTGCGGATGTGTCTCCGGGATGTTTGTAATAG GATTCTATATGACAAGCGATTTAGTGTGTTCCATTATCCAGTCTTGGATGAGGATGTGCCTGACTATCGTTCGATTGTTCATAATCCCATGGATATGGCCACTCTGTTGCAGCATGTCGATTGTGGGCAGTATCTCACGTGTGCAGCATTCTTGCAAGATATTGACCTTATTGTGGCTAATGCCAAG ACATATAATGGAGATGACTACAATGGAGCTAGAATTGTCAGCAGAGCTTATGAGCTTCGAGATGTG GTGCAAGGTATGTTGTCACAGATGGACCCAGCTCTAGTCTCATTTTGTGACAACATTGCAGCACAAGGTGGTCCATTGTTGTTGGCAGATGATGTGGAAGAGTTGAATGTTCCAACAGCACCTGTTGTTCAACTGGCTAACATTCCTAGAACAAGTGCTCGACTTTGTAATGTTCAGTCAGATGTAAATCTGGCACAAAGTTATGAAGCAATAAAACTGCCAAAGAAAAACACCGACCATACAG GCTCAGGCAGGGAGGAGAGAGGTACTGCTGAACCTGATCAGATAAAGGTCAGCTCTCATCCAGGATTCCAAGAACCAGATAGAAATGGTCCATGGAGACAACCAGAAAACCACACTAATCGCGGACCAGCAGAAGTATCGGAGGCAGCTTTCAGCCAACCGGCCAATGAAAACATTGATGATGCGACGAAGGCCAATGCAGACATATCTGAGCAAATTGATTCTGTGAAGAAGCATCTCATCGAGCGAACGGAAGGCTATGGAGTGCCACAGCTTGAGCGGCTCTACACCCGAGTGATGAAAGGTGTGATGGCAGCAGGAAGTCAACATAGAGAAGATAGTAGGCAATTGGTTTTGGGTCATCTTTTGAAATTTGTTGAGGACGACAAAAATTTTTAA
- the LOC103970740 gene encoding ATPase family AAA domain-containing protein At1g05910 isoform X2 encodes MAPRYRSSKNKAENNASHDEASTSPRNKKITKTNSLPRREGLRPRRLLSRRRAQPYEESEEDQDSSEDQAAEDETENGNDTEEDAGNEEDGDGGDEVAGDGDDEDGEEEQEGRRRYDLRKRSENHRLSSEKEGKERPRSPRRVLHHGMGSKSNRYLRKGGSRVHRRHRLSLPDDSDDSLLVDEMDQGPSIPWTRNGSRSGTPWLLGGLDMHGATAWGLNVAASGWVYQGDNITYLTSGIQTAGPSSKGGADIQPLQVDESVSFEDIGGLSEYIDALKEMVFFPLLYPDFFAKYHIAPPRGVLLCGPPGTGKTLIARALACAASKAGQKVSFYMRKGADVLSKWVGEAERQLKLLFEEAQRNQPSIIFFDEIDGLAPVRSSKQEQIHNSIVSTLLALMDGLDSRGQVVLIGATNRIDAIDGALRRPGRFDREFVFPLPGYEARAEILKIHTRKWKEPPSKELKMELAASCVGYCGADLKSLCTEAAIRAFREKYPQVYTSDDKFVIDVDSIKVEKHHFLEAMSTITPAAHRGSIVHSRPLSSIVAPCLERHLQRIMKHVSDIFPCLPAVDVSRLSVLSFGSALPLVYRPRLLIYGDASAGLDHVGPAVLHEMEKFPVHSLGLPSLLSDPSAKTPEEALVHIFGEARRTTPSILYLPQFHIWWETAHEQLKAVLMSLLEELSSNLPILLIGTSSVSLSKMDEDSTSIFALCNVYQVDKPTADDRSRFLEKLVEDILTLEVDESTSKLKKVTSLPELPKAPQEVGGPKPSELQAKAEAEQHALRRLRMCLRDVCNRILYDKRFSVFHYPVLDEDVPDYRSIVHNPMDMATLLQHVDCGQYLTCAAFLQDIDLIVANAKTYNGDDYNGARIVSRAYELRDVVQGMLSQMDPALVSFCDNIAAQGGPLLLADDVEELNVPTAPVVQLANIPRTSARLCNVQSDVNLAQSYEAIKLPKKNTDHTGSGREERGTAEPDQIKVSSHPGFQEPDRNGPWRQPENHTNRGPAEVSEAAFSQPANENIDDATKANADISEQIDSVKKHLIERTEGYGVPQLERLYTRVMKGVMAAGSQHREDSRQLVLGHLLKFVEDDKNF; translated from the exons ATG GCTCCCAGGTATCGTTCTTCAAAAAACAAGGCAGAGAACAATGCTAGCCATGATGAAGCATCAACCTCTCCAAGGAACAAAAAGATTACAAAGACTAATTCCCTTCCCCGCCGTGAGGGTTTACGACCTAGAAGACTGTTGAGTCGGAGAAGAGCACAACCTTATGAAGAATCAGAAGAAGACCAGGATAGCTCTGAAGACCAGGCTGCCGAGGATGAAACGGAAAATGGAAATGACACAGAGGAGGATGCTGGAAATGAAGAggatggtgatgggggagatgaagTAGCAGGAGATGGGGATGATGAAGATGGTGAGGAAGAGCAGGAAGGAAGGAGACGATATGACTTGCGGAAACGTTCTGAGAATCATAGATTATCTAGTGAGaaggagggaaaagagaggccccGATCCCCACGTAGAGTACTTCATCATGGTATGGGCTCCAAAAGCAATAGGTATCTAAGAAAAGGTGGATCTCGAGTACATAGACGTCATCGGCTTTCATTGCCTGATGATTCTGACGATTCCCTTCTTGTGGACGAAATGGACCAAGGTCCCTCTATTCCTTGGACACGCAACGGAAGCAGAAGTGGGACACCATGGCTCTTGGGTGGTCTAGACATGCACGGTGCAACAGCCTGGGGACTAAATGTTGCTGCATCTGGTTGGGTCTATCAGGGTGACAATATTACTTATCTAACTTCGGGTATTCAAACAGCTGGGCCAAGTTCAAAGGGAGGGGCAGACATTCAGCCATTACAAGTTGATGAAAGTGTGAGTTTTGAAGACATAGGGGGTCTATCAGAGTACATTGATGCATTAAAGGAAATGGTATTCTTTCCATTACTGTATCCTGATTTCTTTGCCAAATATCACATAGCTCCCCCGAGAGGAGTTCTGCTTTGTGGTCCTCCTGGCACCGGAAAAACATTAATAGCTAGGGCATTAGCATGTGCTGCTTCAAAGGCTGGTCAGAAGGTTAGCTTTTACATGCGTAAGGGAGCTGATGTTCTCAGCAAATGGGTTGGAGAGGCAGAAAGACAGCTGAAACTGCTTTTCGAAGAAGCTCAAAGGAATCAGCCCTCAATTATTTTTTTTGATGAGATAGATGGCCTTGCTCCAGTTAGATCCAGCAAACAAGAGCAGATTCACAATTCTATTGTTTCAACATTACTTGCTTTGATGGATGGACTTGATTCTCGTGGACAGGTTGTCCTGATAGGTGCAACCAACAGAATTGATGCCATTGATGGAGCGTTGCGCCGCCCAGGGCGTTTTGACCGGGAATTTGTTTTTCCTTTGCCTGGTTACGAGGCACGTGCTGAAATATTGAAGATTCACACACGAAAGTGGAAGGAACCTCCATCAAAAGAGCTAAAGATGGAACTTGCAGCTAGTTGTGTGGGATATTGTGGAGCAGATCTGAAATCTTTATGCACAGAAGCTGCTATCCGTGCTTTTCGTGAGAAGTACCCCCAAGTGTATACTAGTGATGACAAGTTTGTGATTGATGTTGATTCCATAAAGGTTGAAAAACATCACTTCTTAGAAGCCATGTCTACGATTACTCCTGCTGCTCATAGGGGATCTATTGTGCACTCCAGGCCTTTGTCTTCAATTGTTGCTCCATGTTTGGAAAGACATCTCCAAAGAATAATGAAACATGTATCTGATATTTTTCCTTGCCTTCCAGCTGTAGATGTCAGCAGGCTATCTGTTCTTTCCTTTGGCTCTGCACTTCCTCTTGTTTATAGGCCTCGCCTTCTGATATATGGGGATGCAAGTGCTGGATTG GACCATGTTGGGCCTGCTGTCCTACATGAAATGGAGAAGTTTCCTGTTCACTCTCTTGGACTTCCATCTCTTCTATCTGATCCTAGTGCAAAGACACCAGAAGAGGCTTTGGTGCATATATTTGGTGAAGCAAGAAGAACTACTCCTTCTATACTCTACTTACCTCAGTTCCATATTTGGTGGGAGACA GCACATGAACAGCTTAAGGCTGTTTTGATGAGTCTTTTAGAGGAATTGTCTTCCAATCTTCCAATTTTACTGATAGGAACATCTTCAGTGTCCTTGAGCAAAATGGATGAAGACTCCACTTCCATCTTTGCTCTCTGTAATGT GTATCAAGTGGACAAACCGACTGCAGATGACAGGTCACGCTTTTTGGAGAAATTGGTTGAAGATATCTTGACTCTTGAAGTTGATGAGTCAACAAGCAAATTAAAAAAAGTAACATCTCTTCCAGAACTCCCCAAGGCCCCTCAGGAAGTGGGTGGTCCAAAACCTTCAGAGCTTCAGGCAAAAGCAGAGGCGGAGCAACATGCCCTTCGTCGGCTGCGGATGTGTCTCCGGGATGTTTGTAATAG GATTCTATATGACAAGCGATTTAGTGTGTTCCATTATCCAGTCTTGGATGAGGATGTGCCTGACTATCGTTCGATTGTTCATAATCCCATGGATATGGCCACTCTGTTGCAGCATGTCGATTGTGGGCAGTATCTCACGTGTGCAGCATTCTTGCAAGATATTGACCTTATTGTGGCTAATGCCAAG ACATATAATGGAGATGACTACAATGGAGCTAGAATTGTCAGCAGAGCTTATGAGCTTCGAGATGTG GTGCAAGGTATGTTGTCACAGATGGACCCAGCTCTAGTCTCATTTTGTGACAACATTGCAGCACAAGGTGGTCCATTGTTGTTGGCAGATGATGTGGAAGAGTTGAATGTTCCAACAGCACCTGTTGTTCAACTGGCTAACATTCCTAGAACAAGTGCTCGACTTTGTAATGTTCAGTCAGATGTAAATCTGGCACAAAGTTATGAAGCAATAAAACTGCCAAAGAAAAACACCGACCATACAG GCTCAGGCAGGGAGGAGAGAGGTACTGCTGAACCTGATCAGATAAAGGTCAGCTCTCATCCAGGATTCCAAGAACCAGATAGAAATGGTCCATGGAGACAACCAGAAAACCACACTAATCGCGGACCAGCAGAAGTATCGGAGGCAGCTTTCAGCCAACCGGCCAATGAAAACATTGATGATGCGACGAAGGCCAATGCAGACATATCTGAGCAAATTGATTCTGTGAAGAAGCATCTCATCGAGCGAACGGAAGGCTATGGAGTGCCACAGCTTGAGCGGCTCTACACCCGAGTGATGAAAGGTGTGATGGCAGCAGGAAGTCAACATAGAGAAGATAGTAGGCAATTGGTTTTGGGTCATCTTTTGAAATTTGTTGAGGACGACAAAAATTTTTAA